The Streptomyces bacillaris sequence CCAGGCCGACGAGCGTCGGGTACCAGCGGGCCTCCTGCATCGGGTCGACCTTGATGTACTTCTCGGCCGTCGGGTCGAACTCGTAGGCGGCCTTGATCCCCTGGAAGTCCTGCTTGTCCATGGTGATCTTCTCGGCGAGCCCGTACGAGTTGTCGGCGTCCTTGCCCTTCAGCCCGACGATCTCGTACTGGGCGGCCTTGGTCGCCACCGCCTCCGGGCCGTCCTTCACCGCCTCCACGAAGACCCGCTGCTCGGCCGCCGTCACCTTCGTCTTCCACGGCTTCATCTGGCCGCTCTTGAAGTACGTGACCTCGAACTCGCGCTTCGCCTTGGGCACGGTGACGTCGAACTTGGCCACGTACTCGACCCCGGAGGGCGAGCGGAAGACCGTGCCCTTCTTCAGCTTCAGCGGCTTGTCCGGGTTCTCGTTCTTCACCCGCATCCCGCCGCCGGCCCGCTGCACCTTGTCGTCCAGCACCTCGTAGCGGGCGGTGCCGCCGGCGATCAGCAGCCGCCCGTCCGGGAGCTGGGCGTGGCCGCTGCAGAAGAAGTCCTCCGGCGTGGGGACCTTCTGGAAGGTGTTCTTCGCCGGGTCCCAGAGCACGGTGTCGAAGGTGCCCTCGTCGAAGTGCTTCTGGTCGTTGCCCGACCCCGCGACGATCAGCACCTTGCCGGTGTGCAGGAGCGCCGCGTGGATGGCGTTGGTGCGGTACTCCTTGGGAATGTCGACCTGCTCCCAGGAGCCGTACTCCGCCTTGTACTTCGGCTGGGCGATCTTGTACGCGTGGTACTGGTCCTCCGCGAAGGAGAGCGCCGCCGGCGCGTTCAGCCCCGCGAGCACGACGACCGCGCCGCCGCCCAGGAGCGTCTTCCTCATCTTCTTCGAAGGCCGGTAGGCCATGGGTCAGTTCCCTCCTGCGGTGGTGGTGGCGGTGGTACCGGCCGTCGCGGTGCTGGGTGCCGGGGCGGTGGGAGCGGTGGTGGTCGTCGTGGTGACGAACGTGGCCTCCGGCAGCGGCCGCACGGGGGCGGGAGCGGGCGCAGTTGCGGCCGCGGACGCGGATACAGGCGCGGGGGCCGTGGTGCGGGCGCGCTCGCGGCGGTCCTTCCACTCCGTCCAGGCCCACACCACGACCGGGGAGAGGGCGATGGCGAGCCCGAGCGTGGCCCAGGTGCGCATCGCGACATGGGTGTGGTTCAGATGGACGGAGGCGATGAGCGAGGAGAGCAGGACCGCGGCCCAGAAGAGGTGGATACGGAAGGTGAGCAGCCGGTCCGGGGAGGCCTGGCCGCCCTTGGGGGTGACGACGAACCGCCCGTCGGTGCGCAGCAGCGCCGAGCCGAGGGACTTGAGGTAGATCGGCGCGGAGAGCGCGGACATGGCCATCCCGGCGAGACCGCCGGAGCCCTCGGGTTCGTGCGGGGAGACGTTGTGCCGCCGGTTCCAGAGGTAGAGGCCGATCTGGAGGGCCGCCGCGTCGCTGTAGAGCATCAGCCAGATGGAGGCGGCGACCTGGGTGCCTGAGGCGCCGAACCAGAGGAAGAGCACACAGCTGCCCACGCCGAGCAGCCAGTTGACGGCCGTCATGGGGTAGTAGACGAGCATCAGCGTGTAGCTGAGGAGCCGGCCGGGCGGGACCCGGAAGAGCATCTTCACGTACTGCTTGAACAGCGTCTCGTACGTCCCGCGCGACCAGCGCAGCTGCTGGGTGAAGAAGTCCGTCCAGGAGGCGGGCCCCTCACCGACCGCCAGCACGTCGGGGGTGTAGACGGAACGCCAGTAGCGCCCCGTGGCGGGGTTGCGGCGGCGGTGGATCTCGAAGCCGGTCGCCATGTCCTCGGTGATCGAGTCGTAGAGGCCGCCGACCTGCCGCAGCGCGGCGACGCGGACGACGTTGTTGGTGCCGACGAACATCGGGGCGCCGTAGCGGTTGCCCGCGCGCTGGATCAGGGCGTGGAAGAGGAACTGCTGCGACTCGGCGGCCTTGGTGACGGCCGAGTCGTAGTTCCCGTACACCTGCGGTCCGACGACGAAGGCGACGTCGGGATCGCGGAAGTAGCCCAGCATCCGTTCCAGGAAGTTGGGCATCGGCACGTGGTCGGTGTCGACGGAGGCGAAGAAGTCGTAGTCGTCTCCGTGCAGGGCGATCCAGGCGTTGTAGTTGCCGTGCTTCGTCTTCGCCTTGTGCGCGCCCTTCTTACGGTTCCACTCGGGCACCCCGCGCCGGGTGAAGTGGTGCACCCCCAGCTCCGCGCAGAGCATCCGGGCGGCGGGGTCGTCGCCCTCGTCCAGGAGCCAGATGTCCAGCGGCCCGGGGTGGGTGAGGCGCACCGCGCCCTTCAGGGTGGCGCGCACCATGGAGAGCGGTTCCTTGCCGGGGACGTACGTGGTGAGGAAGGCGACCCGGGTGCCCGGCTCGGGCGTGACGGGTACGGGGTCCCGGGCGACCAGCGTGGCATGGGCGATGGAGACCACGTTGACCAGCATGAAGAGCCCGATCAGCCCGATCGAGACCAGCATCACGGTGTCGGCGACGACGAGCCAGCGCTCCCCGTTCTCCCGGTCGGTCCAGTGCGTGGGCCAGACCAGGTAGAGCATCAGGGTGGCGGTGAGGACCGGGGCCAGCGTCATCAGGAGGACGGCCCTTATTCGGTGCTTCTCCGTCGAGAGCAGGGATCGGTACCGCACCCGGTATCCCTCGGGGTCCGGCTCGGTGAGCGGTCCCGCGAGCCGGCTGTAGGTGTCGTAGTCGTAGCCCTCCGACCGCACCATGCCTCCCACTGTCGAACGGGTTGATATCCCCACAAAAGGGGACAGACAACAGCGTGTCGACCCGGCAGGTCCGAGTGAGCGGTTTTTGATCCGGGACCGGAAAAGCCCCCGGCCGTGTGGCGCCGGGGGCTTATCGGGTGAACGCGGGGCGGTGGGCGGCGGACGGACCGTCAGGGGGCGAGATAGCGCTCCACCGTCTCGACCTTCGAGGTCAGACCGTCGGTGACACCGGGCCGGATGTCGGCCTTCAGTACCAGGGAGACGCGTCCCGCGCGGGCCTCGACTGCGGCCACGGCGCGCTTGACGACGTCCATGACCTCGTCCCACTCCCCCTCGACGGAGGTGAACATGGCGTCGGTCCGGTTGGGCAGGCCCGACTCCCGTAC is a genomic window containing:
- a CDS encoding glycosyltransferase family 2 protein codes for the protein MRSEGYDYDTYSRLAGPLTEPDPEGYRVRYRSLLSTEKHRIRAVLLMTLAPVLTATLMLYLVWPTHWTDRENGERWLVVADTVMLVSIGLIGLFMLVNVVSIAHATLVARDPVPVTPEPGTRVAFLTTYVPGKEPLSMVRATLKGAVRLTHPGPLDIWLLDEGDDPAARMLCAELGVHHFTRRGVPEWNRKKGAHKAKTKHGNYNAWIALHGDDYDFFASVDTDHVPMPNFLERMLGYFRDPDVAFVVGPQVYGNYDSAVTKAAESQQFLFHALIQRAGNRYGAPMFVGTNNVVRVAALRQVGGLYDSITEDMATGFEIHRRRNPATGRYWRSVYTPDVLAVGEGPASWTDFFTQQLRWSRGTYETLFKQYVKMLFRVPPGRLLSYTLMLVYYPMTAVNWLLGVGSCVLFLWFGASGTQVAASIWLMLYSDAAALQIGLYLWNRRHNVSPHEPEGSGGLAGMAMSALSAPIYLKSLGSALLRTDGRFVVTPKGGQASPDRLLTFRIHLFWAAVLLSSLIASVHLNHTHVAMRTWATLGLAIALSPVVVWAWTEWKDRRERARTTAPAPVSASAAATAPAPAPVRPLPEATFVTTTTTTAPTAPAPSTATAGTTATTTAGGN
- a CDS encoding MTH1187 family thiamine-binding protein, which produces MIVAFSVSPLGVGEDVGEYVADAVRVVRESGLPNRTDAMFTSVEGEWDEVMDVVKRAVAAVEARAGRVSLVLKADIRPGVTDGLTSKVETVERYLAP